The Lysinibacter cavernae genome has a window encoding:
- a CDS encoding nucleotide sugar dehydrogenase, whose translation MNQKVVVVGQGYVGLPVAMRAVEVGYDVVGIDLDVRRVEQLRENVSYVDDISHETLTAANESGRYLPTTDYADVHDFDIAVITVPTPLRDSLPDLSFIERSTESLAAHLRPGATVILESTTYPGTTEELVVPILERLSGLNGETDFFVGYSPERIDPGNKTWGFVETPKVVSGTNAESLQRVQSFYDALVKTTVPVSSPKEAELTKLLENTFRHVNIALVNELAIFAHKLGVNVWESIDAASTKPFGFMKFTPGPGVGGHCLPVDPSYLSWQVRRKLGQNFRFVELANDVNDHMPDYVVQRLMVLLNAQGKALNGANVLLVGLAYKKNTGDIRESPSLRLIELLREYGANLTAVDDRVEDHQWPAGLTKVSLDDATIDSSDVALLITDHDDMPLELLESGLLPVLDTKNRLTGTTVERL comes from the coding sequence ATGAATCAGAAAGTAGTTGTAGTCGGCCAAGGCTATGTTGGACTCCCCGTTGCGATGCGCGCGGTTGAGGTTGGCTACGACGTCGTCGGCATCGATTTGGATGTACGTCGCGTAGAGCAACTCCGCGAGAACGTTTCCTACGTAGATGATATTTCCCACGAAACGCTCACGGCAGCAAATGAATCGGGTCGATACCTGCCTACGACTGACTACGCCGATGTACACGACTTCGACATCGCGGTCATCACCGTACCAACGCCGCTTCGCGACAGCCTCCCCGATCTCTCCTTCATCGAGCGATCAACAGAGTCGCTCGCCGCGCACCTCCGTCCCGGAGCAACCGTCATCCTTGAGTCAACGACATACCCGGGAACAACCGAAGAGTTGGTTGTGCCAATTCTTGAACGGCTTTCGGGTCTCAACGGCGAAACTGATTTCTTTGTTGGCTACAGCCCAGAACGCATCGATCCAGGTAACAAGACGTGGGGCTTCGTTGAGACTCCCAAAGTGGTTTCGGGAACCAACGCAGAATCGCTTCAACGAGTTCAAAGCTTTTACGACGCGCTGGTAAAAACGACGGTTCCCGTGAGCTCACCAAAAGAAGCCGAGTTGACCAAGCTCCTTGAAAACACGTTCCGGCACGTCAACATCGCACTAGTCAACGAGCTGGCTATCTTTGCCCACAAGCTCGGTGTGAACGTCTGGGAATCCATCGATGCGGCAAGCACCAAGCCCTTCGGATTTATGAAGTTCACGCCAGGCCCAGGCGTCGGAGGACACTGCCTGCCAGTAGACCCCAGCTACTTGTCGTGGCAGGTCCGACGCAAGCTCGGACAGAACTTTCGTTTTGTTGAACTCGCAAATGACGTCAACGATCACATGCCCGACTATGTCGTCCAGCGGCTGATGGTTCTGCTGAACGCACAGGGCAAGGCCCTGAACGGAGCCAACGTCTTGCTCGTTGGTCTTGCGTATAAGAAGAACACGGGTGATATCCGCGAATCACCGTCCCTGCGGCTCATTGAGCTGCTTCGTGAATACGGTGCGAATCTCACAGCGGTTGATGATCGAGTTGAAGACCACCAGTGGCCAGCCGGCCTGACCAAGGTAAGTCTCGACGATGCCACCATCGACAGCAGCGATGTTGCTTTGCTCATCACTGACCATGACGATATGCCGTTGGAGCTGCTCGAATCCGGTTTGCTGCCAGTCTTGGATACCAAGAATCGCTTGACCGGAACCACTGTTGAACGACTTTAG
- a CDS encoding acyl carrier protein, translated as MNEQQFLGLVEEILEVETGTIRMTDVLKEIDWDSLADITFIAELDSQLNVSVDANELSNSVTVSDLFGFVNDPV; from the coding sequence ATGAACGAACAACAGTTTCTTGGTCTTGTCGAGGAAATTCTAGAGGTTGAGACCGGTACAATCAGAATGACCGATGTGCTGAAAGAGATCGATTGGGACTCTCTCGCTGACATTACGTTTATCGCTGAACTTGACTCTCAGCTGAATGTTTCTGTTGACGCGAACGAATTGTCAAACAGTGTCACTGTTTCAGATTTGTTTGGGTTTGTGAATGACCCCGTCTGA
- a CDS encoding acyltransferase codes for MSTEHNYASRDLPIRDQGTTASKTVIESNVWIGAGAKILAGVHIESGSIVAAGAVVVSRVSANSIVGGVPAKVIKSR; via the coding sequence ATGTCGACCGAACACAACTACGCCTCGCGAGACCTACCCATTAGGGATCAGGGCACGACCGCGTCCAAGACTGTCATCGAGTCAAACGTCTGGATCGGTGCGGGTGCCAAAATTCTGGCAGGTGTGCACATTGAGAGCGGCTCGATCGTGGCTGCTGGTGCCGTAGTTGTCTCACGAGTATCCGCCAACTCCATCGTTGGCGGCGTCCCAGCGAAAGTCATTAAGTCCCGCTAG
- a CDS encoding ketoacyl-ACP synthase III, with translation MGARIAAVDYLLPEGLVSNETLQELHPDWKVSRISATTGVESRHVAEPGEFASDLATAAAKKLFASHNIASDSIDYLIVCTQTPDFYLPTTACIVHENLGLNDEAGAVDVTLGCSGFVYSLGLAKGLVESNQAQKVLIITVDVLSLLSNQNDKSTVPIFGDGAAATLVEVEPGASKLNGFVYGTDGTGAKDLLVPNGGLRNGGLFSPKSDPTERGLESTGHDLYMDGKEIFNFTLRITEQSVMDILDRAGMDMAEVDYFVFHQANGFILKHLQKKLNIPDEKFVMAIEHCGNTSSSSIPIGIAESGAQPGDSILVLGFGVGFSWAGAVVTL, from the coding sequence ATGGGTGCACGGATTGCGGCAGTTGACTATCTACTTCCCGAAGGTCTCGTTTCCAACGAAACGCTCCAGGAATTGCATCCAGATTGGAAAGTCTCAAGAATATCGGCAACGACGGGAGTTGAATCTCGACATGTAGCCGAGCCCGGTGAATTTGCCTCGGATTTAGCGACTGCCGCGGCCAAGAAGCTTTTCGCTAGTCACAATATCGCCTCTGATTCGATCGATTATCTTATTGTCTGCACGCAGACCCCCGACTTCTACCTGCCAACAACGGCCTGTATTGTGCATGAGAATCTGGGACTGAACGATGAGGCTGGGGCTGTTGACGTCACCCTTGGTTGTTCTGGATTTGTTTACTCGCTTGGGCTTGCTAAGGGGCTTGTTGAGTCAAATCAAGCACAGAAAGTACTGATTATTACTGTCGATGTGCTGAGTTTGTTGAGTAACCAAAACGATAAGTCAACGGTGCCAATCTTTGGTGATGGAGCGGCCGCAACTCTTGTCGAGGTCGAGCCTGGCGCGAGTAAGTTAAACGGCTTTGTCTATGGCACCGACGGTACCGGCGCAAAGGATCTTTTAGTTCCCAACGGCGGGCTCAGAAATGGTGGGCTTTTCTCGCCAAAATCTGATCCAACCGAGCGTGGACTGGAGTCAACCGGGCACGATCTTTATATGGACGGCAAGGAGATTTTCAACTTTACGCTGCGCATTACAGAACAATCTGTCATGGATATCCTGGATCGCGCAGGAATGGACATGGCTGAAGTTGACTATTTTGTCTTTCATCAAGCCAACGGTTTTATACTTAAGCATCTACAAAAGAAGTTGAACATCCCAGACGAAAAATTCGTGATGGCCATTGAACACTGTGGAAACACGTCCTCGTCGAGTATTCCAATTGGAATTGCTGAATCGGGTGCACAGCCAGGTGACTCTATCTTGGTACTAGGGTTTGGTGTTGGTTTTTCCTGGGCTGGTGCTGTCGTCACATTGTGA
- a CDS encoding SDR family NAD(P)-dependent oxidoreductase has product MTPSDKDELLVSYGITGKRILITGGSSGIGLATATLAATMGAKVVIVGRDSNRVSNVVTELPGSGHHGLVFDLSDLDNIPKLVKEASAFEGGLDGLVHSAGLHETAPLKALSATRTRALFDVNVTAAMMLAKGFRVRTIEKNDPSLVFLASVAGLVGQPATSQYSATKGAVISLTKSLAIELAREGIRVNAVAPGVVETPMATSLAQQIGSENYDSVVRQHPLGLGTPLEVAHAVLFLMSPAARWITGTSLIIDGGYTAQ; this is encoded by the coding sequence ATGACCCCGTCTGATAAAGACGAACTCCTGGTTTCGTATGGAATCACTGGTAAGCGCATTCTGATTACCGGAGGTAGCAGCGGTATCGGGCTTGCAACTGCGACGCTTGCAGCCACGATGGGGGCCAAAGTCGTCATAGTAGGGCGAGACTCGAATCGTGTTTCGAATGTAGTTACAGAACTCCCCGGATCTGGGCATCACGGTTTGGTCTTTGACCTCAGTGACCTTGATAACATTCCTAAGCTTGTGAAAGAAGCGTCAGCGTTTGAGGGCGGTCTTGACGGGTTAGTGCACTCTGCTGGTTTGCATGAGACGGCACCGCTAAAGGCACTTAGCGCAACTCGGACGCGTGCGCTCTTTGACGTTAACGTCACTGCAGCAATGATGCTAGCTAAGGGGTTTCGTGTTCGTACTATTGAGAAGAATGACCCAAGTCTGGTCTTTCTCGCGTCAGTTGCTGGTCTCGTAGGGCAGCCAGCGACGAGTCAATACTCAGCCACCAAAGGCGCAGTCATCTCCTTAACCAAGTCTCTCGCAATTGAACTTGCTCGTGAGGGTATTCGAGTAAACGCTGTGGCCCCGGGGGTCGTTGAGACGCCTATGGCTACCTCTCTTGCTCAACAAATTGGTAGCGAAAATTATGACAGTGTTGTTCGCCAGCATCCTCTTGGCCTTGGGACACCACTTGAAGTTGCGCACGCGGTTCTTTTCCTCATGTCGCCAGCGGCTCGGTGGATAACAGGGACGTCGCTAATTATTGATGGGGGGTACACCGCTCAATGA
- a CDS encoding NeuD/PglB/VioB family sugar acetyltransferase: MSKRLIVAGAGGFGRELVQWVDSSPIFCRDNLISSVAFIDDSATDKVAGVKVLGSVDSFVPSVNDLFVCAIALPESRTRVVRILEDKGATFVPFVHDTAFVGSRSVLGAGVILCPKVLVSVDVTIGRHTHLNVGSSIGHDAVLGEFNTLSSNCFIGGNSKLGNNVFVGTSVTVSPRLNIADDVVLGAGSVVMRSVKRQGTTYGNPAKLIPKRV, from the coding sequence ATGAGTAAGAGATTGATAGTTGCGGGAGCCGGCGGTTTTGGGCGTGAACTTGTCCAATGGGTTGATTCGTCGCCCATTTTTTGCCGTGATAATTTGATTTCGTCCGTTGCCTTTATTGATGACTCCGCAACAGACAAAGTTGCTGGTGTGAAGGTGCTTGGCAGCGTTGACTCATTTGTTCCCTCAGTAAACGACCTCTTTGTTTGCGCTATTGCTTTACCTGAAAGTCGGACTCGAGTCGTACGAATTCTCGAGGATAAGGGTGCGACGTTCGTGCCTTTTGTGCACGATACCGCCTTTGTGGGTTCCCGCAGTGTTCTTGGGGCCGGGGTCATCCTGTGCCCGAAAGTATTGGTAAGTGTAGACGTAACAATTGGCCGACATACGCACCTTAACGTTGGCTCATCGATTGGACACGATGCCGTGTTGGGTGAGTTTAATACCCTTAGTTCTAACTGCTTTATCGGCGGGAATTCAAAACTGGGAAATAATGTGTTTGTGGGGACGAGCGTGACTGTCTCGCCACGGCTCAACATCGCAGACGATGTCGTTCTTGGGGCAGGCAGCGTCGTGATGCGATCAGTAAAACGACAGGGTACGACCTATGGAAATCCAGCAAAACTAATTCCGAAAAGAGTTTGA